The Mariprofundus ferrinatatus DNA window TGCGTAGGGTGAAGCGTTAAAATAAGCCAAATATTTTAGTTTATCCAATATATGACCAAGTGAATCCTCTCTTCTGGCTCGTTCAGTCTCAGCCAGATGCCTCAGATCAAGTTCGATGATCTCCTTAAGCAACTCCATAAGTTCCACATTATCTCTGGCCTTGGGATTATCCTTCCTGTCCAGTATACACACTGTTCCAAACGGTTCCCCGTCAGGCCATTCGATCGGCAATCCAAGATAACACACCATTCCCAGCTTGATATCCGGATTATGATCCCACTCAGGGGATTTCATGGCATCAGGTACATGCAGCTGTTCATGGGTGGCCATCACCGTTTCACAGTAGAGCCCTGTATCCAGACTGGCTCTCTCACCAGATTCATAAGGATTGCCTGCTGAGTTACTTGAAACAAACACCTCAATTTCAGGCGGAATGACACGCATAATCAATGCTGCAGGAAAACCGGAAGATTTCGCCAGAATATCGGTAAGCTTCTGCCACTTGCTGCGCAGAAAATCAGGTACTTCAGGTTTGCTCGGATAAGACATCGCTACCCCTATGTCTGTATTATAGCATACCAGTTCGGGGTTAGGTTTAAGTCTTGTAGCAATCGTATTGCACCTTGTCGACAAGCAACCCGTTATAGCCATTCAAAGATAGTCAGAGTGCAACGGCGAGAGTATCAGCCGGTGGCGGCAGATATATTCGTAGCGGAGAATCAAGAAGGACTGTAACGGATACCTGTTACCAACCGGAATGAGACATTCGAGCCGATATCCAGGGGATAAAATAAAAAGGCCCCGCAATGCGGAGCCTTTATGATAGTGCTTGGCTGGGAAAGCTTACGCTTCTGCAGCCTCACCGGTAGAAGTTTCGATGGTGTCGACCAGCTCGATG harbors:
- a CDS encoding GAF domain-containing protein — encoded protein: MSYPSKPEVPDFLRSKWQKLTDILAKSSGFPAALIMRVIPPEIEVFVSSNSAGNPYESGERASLDTGLYCETVMATHEQLHVPDAMKSPEWDHNPDIKLGMVCYLGLPIEWPDGEPFGTVCILDRKDNPKARDNVELMELLKEIIELDLRHLAETERARREDSLGHILDKLKYLAYFNASPYAILVYDMSGYVDCNPAALKLLQLSNKSELIGTNPSDFMPELQPDGNRSVDVIETAKKQAIAEGRFSEEMSFLTRRHVEFVARLDLLWVSVMNFNLLLFIIHRVDR